One Nocardioides aromaticivorans genomic window carries:
- a CDS encoding class I SAM-dependent methyltransferase, with amino-acid sequence MATDDTTPTPAALCFGAVAEAYDRGRPGYPREAVEWLTGEQPLTVLELGAGTGKLTEHLVALGHDVHATDPDPRMLDRLALRLPEMRVSQTAAEEIPAADATYDLVVVADAFEHFDAEKALPEIARVLKRGGTFALIRNVRDERIPWVKRLGNLIGHHTTGEGMGEAIEASPYFGPAEDASFKQWQVIHRDSVQDLVRSLPDVATLERTGQDSRVREVVSFYDDFGRGMDGMQLPWVTECFRAVVGIQPKTIRQDAGTTPGAADASPTLPAEYVGEDTVPLTAGTAAPTAAAGPAMPPAVEPPADDDSGMLLIDFR; translated from the coding sequence ATGGCTACCGACGACACCACCCCGACCCCGGCCGCGCTCTGCTTCGGCGCGGTGGCCGAGGCCTACGACCGCGGTCGCCCCGGCTACCCGCGCGAGGCCGTGGAGTGGCTGACGGGCGAGCAGCCGCTGACCGTGCTCGAGCTCGGCGCCGGCACCGGCAAGCTCACCGAGCACCTGGTCGCGCTGGGCCACGACGTGCACGCCACCGACCCCGACCCGCGGATGCTCGACCGGCTCGCGCTGCGGCTGCCGGAGATGCGGGTGTCGCAGACCGCCGCGGAGGAGATCCCCGCCGCCGACGCGACCTACGACCTCGTGGTCGTCGCCGACGCCTTCGAGCACTTCGACGCCGAGAAGGCGCTGCCCGAGATCGCGCGCGTCCTCAAGCGCGGCGGCACCTTCGCCCTCATCCGCAACGTCCGCGACGAGCGGATCCCGTGGGTCAAGCGGCTCGGCAACCTGATCGGCCACCACACGACCGGCGAGGGCATGGGCGAGGCGATCGAGGCCTCCCCCTACTTCGGCCCGGCCGAGGACGCCTCCTTCAAGCAGTGGCAGGTCATCCACCGCGACTCGGTCCAGGACCTCGTCCGCTCGCTGCCCGACGTCGCGACGCTCGAGCGCACCGGGCAGGACTCCCGCGTCCGCGAGGTCGTCTCCTTCTACGACGACTTCGGCCGCGGCATGGACGGCATGCAGCTGCCCTGGGTCACCGAGTGCTTCCGCGCCGTCGTCGGCATCCAGCCGAAGACCATCCGCCAGGACGCCGGTACGACGCCCGGTGCCGCCGACGCGTCCCCCACCCTGCCGGCGGAGTACGTCGGCGAGGACACCGTGCCGCTGACCGCCGGCACCGCCGCCCCCACCGCCGCGGCCGGCCCCGCCATGCCCCCCGCCGTCGAGCCGCCGGCCGACGACGACTCGGGCATGCTGCTCATCGACTTCCGCTGA
- a CDS encoding oxidoreductase, with product MSTDPHAWLISLEGVPSGFAGARDGIDVLLRDRGLRRTSPELTGESLLRGAHASAVLEGSASSLAEVRAGEGDEIAADAVRVSTELLSLVPVLRRQPLQAFARMHTLAARGVLPDELLGRPRDGEAAASLRAIATLVTAPTEAPALAVAAVVHAELVSAAPFGSHNGIVARATERLLLAARGVDEKSLVVPEAAHLALRPQYESNLRGWATGGAAGRHAWLLYATEAYAAAAEASPLVRDAETP from the coding sequence GTGAGCACCGATCCCCACGCCTGGCTGATCTCCCTCGAGGGCGTGCCCTCCGGCTTCGCCGGCGCCCGCGACGGGATCGACGTGCTGCTGCGCGACCGCGGCCTGCGCCGCACCAGCCCCGAGCTGACGGGGGAGTCGCTGCTGCGGGGCGCCCACGCGAGCGCCGTGCTGGAGGGCTCTGCCTCCTCGCTGGCCGAGGTCCGCGCCGGGGAGGGTGACGAGATCGCGGCCGACGCGGTGCGGGTCTCGACCGAGCTGCTCTCGCTGGTGCCGGTGCTGCGCCGCCAGCCGCTCCAGGCCTTCGCCCGGATGCACACCCTGGCCGCCCGCGGCGTGCTGCCCGACGAGCTGCTCGGCCGCCCACGCGACGGCGAGGCCGCCGCCTCCCTGCGCGCCATCGCCACGCTGGTGACCGCCCCGACCGAGGCGCCGGCGCTCGCGGTCGCCGCCGTCGTGCACGCCGAGTTGGTGAGCGCCGCGCCGTTCGGCTCCCACAACGGCATCGTGGCCCGCGCGACGGAGCGGCTGCTGCTCGCCGCCCGCGGCGTCGACGAGAAGTCGCTCGTCGTACCGGAGGCGGCGCACCTGGCGCTGCGGCCGCAGTACGAGTCCAACCTGCGCGGCTGGGCCACCGGGGGTGCGGCCGGCCGGCACGCGTGGCTGCTCTACGCGACCGAGGCGTACGCCGCGGCGGCCGAGGCGAGCCCACTGGTGCGCGACGCGGAAACACCCTGA
- a CDS encoding HAD family hydrolase has translation MARPGRAPTAAFFDLDKTIIAKSSVLAFSKPFQAGGLISRRAVLRSAYAQFVFMVGGADHDQVEKMRQFMSQLCAGWDVATVREIVADTLHNVVDPLVYDEAVRLIDEHHAAGRDVVIVSTSGSEVVEPIGQLLGADRVVATRLKVEDGRYTGEIDYYAYAEEKANAIRALAETVGYDLEGSYGYSDSVTDVPMLEAVGFPHAVNPDKELRKVAAARGWPVLVFNRPVELQSRLHLPPPKPTLAALAVGGVVAVGAAVWIGARKRSLSA, from the coding sequence ATGGCCCGACCGGGTAGGGCGCCCACGGCGGCGTTCTTCGACCTCGACAAGACGATCATCGCCAAGTCGAGCGTGCTGGCGTTCAGCAAGCCCTTCCAGGCCGGCGGGCTCATCTCGCGCCGGGCGGTGCTGCGCTCGGCGTACGCCCAGTTCGTCTTCATGGTCGGCGGCGCCGACCACGACCAGGTCGAGAAGATGCGCCAGTTCATGTCGCAGCTGTGCGCCGGCTGGGACGTCGCCACGGTCCGCGAGATCGTCGCCGACACCCTGCACAACGTCGTCGACCCCCTCGTGTACGACGAGGCGGTCCGCCTCATCGACGAGCACCACGCCGCCGGCCGCGACGTCGTCATCGTCTCCACGTCCGGCAGCGAGGTCGTCGAGCCGATCGGCCAGCTCCTCGGCGCCGACCGCGTCGTCGCCACGCGCCTCAAGGTCGAGGACGGCCGCTACACCGGCGAGATCGACTACTACGCCTACGCCGAGGAGAAGGCCAACGCGATCCGCGCGCTCGCCGAGACCGTCGGCTACGACCTCGAGGGCTCCTACGGCTACTCCGACTCGGTCACCGACGTGCCGATGCTCGAGGCCGTCGGCTTCCCGCACGCGGTCAACCCGGACAAGGAGCTGCGCAAGGTCGCGGCCGCCCGCGGCTGGCCGGTCCTGGTCTTCAACCGGCCGGTCGAGCTGCAGTCGCGGCTGCACCTGCCGCCGCCGAAGCCGACGCTCGCGGCGCTCGCCGTGGGCGGTGTCGTCGCGGTCGGTGCGGCGGTCTGGATCGGGGCTCGCAAGCGCTCGCTCAGCGCCTGA
- the ssd gene encoding septum site-determining protein Ssd: MSRHTPPPPSAPVLVVTADEALLAALLPLAAAADVTPTVARDPLTALRSWARAPVVLVGADLADEMLRYTPEPHPRSYVVTHLPAPHELFRTTLRLGAEQVVELPVSSGWLVELLADLTERQPGRGRVVGVIGGTGGAGATTFACALGQWAARSAPAVVIDCDPQGPGLDRMLGVERREGFRWDALCQTTGRLSARALREALPRSGRLGVLSWYVDGRVQSLQAFAAREALSAARRGHAVVVADLPRSPDPLVDEIAARCDLLLVMTVASVVGVAGAARMRARFAEHADVGVVLRGEAFGPEEVQRATGLPVVVQMRDQRGLAEAVDLGLGPLRTSRGPLARAVAQVLGESVDPQADSQAAA, from the coding sequence ATGTCCCGACACACACCCCCGCCCCCGTCCGCACCCGTCCTGGTGGTGACCGCCGATGAAGCCCTGCTCGCCGCGCTGCTGCCGCTCGCCGCCGCGGCCGACGTCACGCCGACCGTCGCCCGCGACCCGCTGACCGCGCTCCGGTCCTGGGCGCGCGCACCCGTCGTCCTCGTCGGCGCCGACCTGGCCGACGAGATGCTCCGCTACACCCCCGAGCCGCATCCGCGCTCCTATGTCGTCACCCACCTGCCCGCCCCGCACGAGCTGTTCCGGACGACGCTGCGGCTCGGCGCCGAGCAGGTCGTCGAGCTGCCCGTCTCGTCCGGGTGGCTGGTCGAGCTGCTGGCCGACCTGACCGAGCGGCAGCCCGGCCGGGGGCGGGTGGTCGGCGTCATCGGCGGCACCGGTGGCGCCGGCGCCACGACCTTCGCCTGCGCCCTCGGCCAGTGGGCGGCCCGCTCCGCCCCGGCCGTCGTGATCGACTGCGACCCGCAGGGGCCCGGCCTGGACCGGATGCTCGGGGTCGAGCGGCGCGAGGGCTTCCGCTGGGACGCGCTGTGCCAGACGACGGGCCGGCTCTCGGCGCGGGCGCTGCGCGAGGCGCTGCCGCGCAGCGGGCGGCTCGGCGTGCTCTCCTGGTACGTCGACGGGCGGGTCCAGAGCCTCCAGGCGTTCGCCGCCCGCGAGGCGCTCTCCGCCGCCCGCCGGGGCCACGCCGTGGTGGTGGCCGACCTGCCGCGCTCGCCCGACCCGCTGGTCGACGAGATCGCCGCCCGGTGCGACCTGCTGCTGGTGATGACCGTCGCGAGCGTGGTCGGCGTCGCCGGGGCGGCGCGGATGCGGGCGCGCTTCGCGGAGCACGCCGACGTGGGCGTCGTACTCCGGGGGGAGGCGTTCGGCCCCGAGGAGGTGCAGCGCGCCACCGGGCTCCCGGTGGTGGTCCAGATGCGCGACCAGCGTGGGCTGGCCGAGGCCGTCGACCTCGGGCTCGGTCCGCTGCGCACCTCACGCGGTCCGCTCGCGCGGGCGGTCGCGCAGGTGCTCGGCGAGTCCGTGGACCCGCAGGCCGACAGTCAGGCGGCGGCGTGA
- a CDS encoding TadA family conjugal transfer-associated ATPase — protein MPDDLAALVEEVRRRLAAEPGALTPHRVADALRAAGRPVGDATVLAVYEWLRREVVGAGPLEPLLDLPGVTDVLVNGPGPVRIDRGSGLEETSVVLGSEEECRRLAQRLVASGGRRIDDAAPWADVRLPDGTRCHAVLAPIAQPGTAISLRVPRRGGFSLPDLYDAGALTDEGRDLLGQVVARRLAFLVSGGTGTGKTTLLSALLGSVDPAERIVVVEDAAELRPDHPQVVGLEARPPNLEGAGAVALRDLVRQALRMRPDRLVVGEVRDAAVVDLMAAMNTGHEGGCGTLHANSAADVPARVEALALTAGLGRAAAHSQLASALDLVLHLARDRATGRRRLAEIAVLVRDDAGWVRTEVAVAFGADGLLVPGPGSRRLFDLLDGRAP, from the coding sequence ATCCCCGACGACCTGGCCGCGCTGGTCGAGGAGGTCCGGCGCCGCCTGGCGGCCGAGCCGGGGGCGCTGACGCCGCACCGGGTCGCCGACGCGCTGCGTGCCGCGGGCCGCCCGGTGGGTGACGCGACCGTGCTCGCCGTCTACGAGTGGCTGCGACGCGAGGTCGTCGGCGCCGGGCCGCTCGAGCCCCTGCTGGACCTGCCGGGCGTCACCGACGTGCTCGTCAACGGCCCGGGCCCGGTGCGGATCGACCGGGGGAGCGGGCTGGAGGAGACGTCGGTGGTGCTCGGGTCGGAGGAGGAGTGTCGCCGGCTCGCGCAACGCCTGGTCGCGAGCGGCGGCCGGCGTATCGACGACGCCGCGCCGTGGGCCGACGTACGACTCCCCGACGGCACCCGGTGCCACGCCGTCCTCGCACCGATCGCCCAGCCGGGCACGGCGATCTCGCTGCGCGTGCCGCGCCGGGGTGGGTTCTCCCTGCCCGACCTGTATGACGCCGGCGCGCTCACCGACGAGGGTCGCGACCTGCTCGGCCAGGTCGTCGCCCGCCGCCTCGCCTTCCTGGTCTCGGGCGGCACAGGCACGGGCAAGACCACCTTGCTGTCGGCGCTGCTCGGCAGCGTCGACCCGGCCGAGCGGATCGTCGTCGTCGAGGACGCAGCCGAGCTGCGGCCCGACCACCCGCAGGTCGTGGGCCTCGAGGCGCGACCGCCCAACCTGGAGGGTGCCGGCGCGGTGGCGCTGCGCGACCTGGTGCGTCAGGCCCTGCGGATGCGGCCGGACCGGCTCGTCGTCGGCGAGGTCCGCGACGCGGCGGTCGTCGACCTGATGGCGGCGATGAACACCGGCCACGAGGGTGGCTGCGGCACGCTGCACGCCAACTCCGCGGCGGACGTGCCGGCCCGGGTGGAGGCGCTCGCCCTCACCGCAGGGCTCGGCCGGGCCGCGGCGCACAGCCAGCTGGCGTCCGCGCTCGACCTGGTGCTGCACCTGGCGCGGGACCGGGCGACGGGCCGACGGCGGCTGGCGGAGATCGCCGTCCTCGTCCGGGACGACGCGGGCTGGGTCCGCACGGAGGTGGCGGTCGCGTTCGGGGCTGACGGCCTGCTGGTGCCCGGCCCGGGGTCGCGCCGCCTCTTCGACCTGCTCGACGGCAGGGCGCCGTGA
- a CDS encoding type II secretion system F family protein, whose protein sequence is MAAVLLVAAAVGLLVPGSRRVAAGPGSRTGRRWPRWWPVLPAAAAGLVAGSPRGATLAVVGLGVALGAARLVRRARAARAASANRTRAVELCDAVQAELAAGQTAGLALDRAAADWPLVGPAARAALAGGDVPAALRELAAEPGAGSARVVAAAWQVAHRTGHGLADALGRVADDLRAAEQTRRIVAGELASARATARLLAGLPFLALAMGAGAGAEPWAFLLGEPAGLACLATGLGLAYAGLAWVEALARGVDGG, encoded by the coding sequence ATGGCCGCCGTCCTGCTGGTGGCCGCGGCGGTGGGCCTGCTGGTGCCCGGATCGCGACGGGTCGCGGCCGGTCCCGGGTCCCGGACCGGCCGGCGGTGGCCGCGGTGGTGGCCGGTGCTGCCGGCCGCAGCCGCCGGGCTGGTCGCCGGCTCGCCGCGGGGTGCGACGCTCGCCGTCGTCGGTCTGGGGGTCGCCCTCGGGGCCGCGCGGCTGGTCCGCCGTGCCCGGGCCGCACGCGCGGCGTCCGCGAACCGCACCCGGGCGGTCGAGCTGTGCGACGCCGTGCAGGCCGAGCTCGCCGCCGGCCAGACCGCGGGCCTGGCGCTCGACCGGGCCGCGGCGGACTGGCCGCTCGTCGGGCCCGCCGCGCGCGCCGCCCTCGCCGGGGGCGACGTCCCCGCGGCCCTGCGCGAGCTGGCCGCCGAGCCGGGGGCGGGCTCGGCGCGGGTCGTCGCGGCCGCCTGGCAGGTCGCCCACCGCACCGGTCACGGACTCGCCGACGCCCTCGGACGGGTCGCGGACGACCTCCGGGCCGCCGAGCAGACCCGCCGGATCGTGGCCGGCGAGCTCGCCTCCGCCCGCGCCACCGCCCGCCTCCTCGCCGGCCTCCCGTTCCTCGCGCTGGCGATGGGGGCGGGCGCCGGGGCCGAACCGTGGGCCTTCCTGCTCGGCGAGCCGGCCGGCCTCGCCTGCCTGGCGACGGGGCTCGGCCTCGCCTACGCGGGACTCGCCTGGGTCGAGGCGCTCGCCCGCGGCGTCGACGGGGGCTAG
- a CDS encoding type II secretion system F family protein, whose translation MTLLVVLLAAGVAELVVPARSQVVPPSAPVAVPGPTTPEPEGLLRRGRWWWALLAGAGAAAFVGGPLALPAGLVTGTVVLVVAQRIEPAVVRARREEVRRDLPHVVTLLAAALRSGAAPADAVDLVCRSLPGAAAERLVPVAARLRLGGDPVAIWTALGGDPELAPLGRTLARAQRTGAPIVGAVERLGEELARRGRAEVEDRARAIGVRAAVPLGLCLLPSFLVLGIVPLAVSLATTITG comes from the coding sequence GTGACGCTGCTGGTCGTGCTCCTCGCCGCCGGGGTCGCGGAGCTCGTCGTCCCCGCCCGGTCGCAGGTCGTGCCTCCCTCTGCGCCGGTCGCCGTGCCGGGTCCGACCACGCCGGAGCCGGAGGGACTGCTGCGTCGCGGGCGATGGTGGTGGGCCCTGCTCGCCGGTGCCGGTGCGGCCGCCTTCGTCGGCGGTCCGCTCGCGCTGCCGGCAGGGCTGGTGACCGGCACCGTCGTCCTCGTGGTCGCGCAGCGGATCGAGCCCGCCGTCGTACGCGCGCGACGGGAGGAGGTACGCCGCGACCTGCCCCATGTCGTCACCCTGCTCGCCGCCGCCCTGCGGTCCGGGGCGGCGCCGGCCGACGCCGTCGACCTGGTCTGCCGGTCCCTTCCCGGGGCGGCTGCCGAGCGGTTGGTCCCGGTCGCCGCCCGGCTCCGGCTCGGTGGCGACCCGGTCGCGATCTGGACCGCCCTCGGCGGCGACCCGGAGCTCGCCCCGCTGGGCCGCACCCTTGCCCGCGCGCAGCGCACCGGTGCCCCGATCGTCGGCGCGGTCGAGCGCCTCGGCGAGGAGCTCGCCCGGCGGGGGCGCGCGGAGGTCGAGGACCGCGCCCGGGCGATCGGCGTGCGTGCGGCCGTGCCCCTGGGGCTGTGCCTGCTGCCCTCCTTCCTGGTGCTGGGCATCGTCCCGCTGGCGGTCTCGCTGGCGACGACGATCACCGGATGA
- a CDS encoding DUF4244 domain-containing protein, giving the protein MSRPTTRSERGVTTAEYAVATAAGAGFAGLLFKLLSGGFGDHLIKTLFDHVLGLLGLR; this is encoded by the coding sequence ATGTCCCGACCGACGACCCGTTCCGAGCGCGGGGTCACGACTGCCGAGTACGCCGTCGCCACGGCTGCCGGTGCCGGCTTCGCGGGGTTGCTGTTCAAGCTGCTCAGCGGCGGGTTCGGCGACCACCTGATCAAGACCCTGTTCGACCACGTGCTGGGTCTGCTCGGGCTCCGATGA
- a CDS encoding TadE family type IV pilus minor pilin, with the protein MTGLRRSRRGERGAVTAELAVALPVLLAVTAGLAWLLAVAIGQVRTVDAARETARALARGDDEAAALAVGRRVAPEGVALVVRRDGDRVVVHASGRMDGPGGLFSVIPGARLDAEAVALAEGEGPPP; encoded by the coding sequence ATGACGGGCCTGCGCAGGTCGCGGCGCGGCGAGCGGGGCGCGGTCACCGCGGAGCTGGCCGTGGCCCTCCCCGTCCTGCTCGCCGTGACCGCCGGCCTGGCCTGGCTCCTCGCGGTCGCGATCGGGCAGGTCCGCACGGTCGACGCCGCCCGCGAGACCGCCCGGGCGCTGGCCCGCGGCGACGACGAGGCGGCTGCCCTCGCCGTGGGCCGCCGGGTCGCGCCCGAGGGCGTCGCGCTCGTGGTCCGCCGTGACGGCGATCGCGTGGTCGTGCACGCCAGCGGCCGGATGGATGGTCCGGGCGGGTTGTTCTCGGTGATCCCGGGCGCCCGCCTGGACGCCGAGGCGGTCGCCTTGGCCGAGGGTGAGGGGCCGCCGCCGTGA
- a CDS encoding Rv3654c family TadE-like protein, translated as MTAAGAAGERGAATVLVVAMAGLLMLVGAAAGVVGAIVAAHRAAQSAADLTALAGAATLADHAGRDPCAAAGKVAVANGATLASCTVEGSDVVVEVTVGGPRWLGQDQDLSAQARAGPVG; from the coding sequence GTGACCGCGGCGGGCGCGGCGGGCGAGCGGGGAGCGGCGACGGTGCTGGTCGTCGCGATGGCCGGCCTGCTGATGCTCGTCGGTGCCGCCGCGGGCGTGGTCGGCGCGATCGTCGCGGCCCACCGTGCCGCCCAGTCCGCCGCCGACCTCACGGCGCTCGCCGGTGCTGCGACGCTCGCCGACCACGCCGGGCGCGACCCCTGTGCAGCCGCTGGCAAGGTCGCCGTCGCCAACGGCGCCACCTTGGCGAGCTGCACCGTGGAGGGCTCGGACGTGGTCGTGGAGGTGACGGTCGGCGGGCCCCGCTGGCTCGGCCAGGACCAGGACCTGTCGGCTCAGGCCCGGGCCGGACCGGTCGGGTGA
- a CDS encoding DEAD/DEAH box helicase codes for MSVESRPAPSAVPSAARARRDPAAVLGRLTALPGRADRLTHLEQLPARPAVTADWPAWTDPTLLASYTGKGVVRPWAHQVAVAEAAHRGEHVVVSTGTASGKSLAYLLPTLSAIRAARGPRGQRGALVLYLAPTKALAHDQWAAIHALGLDVRTSTHDGDSTTEEREWTRDHAEYVLTNPDMLHRSLLPGHERWTQFFRSLRFVVVDECHHYRGVFGAHVAQVLRRLRRICAAYGASPTFILASATVADPDVTARRMTGLDVTTVTADGSPRGDVAVAMWEPPLTSYTGENGAPVRRPATAETADLLADLVVEDVRTLAFVRSRTGVETVARRAGELVAEVDPSLAGRIDSYRGGYLPEERRDLEDALRSGRLLGMAATNALELGIDVSGLDAVLVTGYPGTRAAFWQQVGRAGRDGGGALGMFVARDDPLDTYLVHHPDALLGRPVEGTVFDTDNPYVLGPHLCAAAQELPITAADFAMFGPRTREVLASLVERGLLRRRPAGWFWTDRSRAADLADIRSTGDRQVALVEAGTGRVVGTVDGGRAHGTAHTGAIYLHRGETWLVEELDLDEHVATLRRTEVDHTTSAREVTDITIVAEEEYADWGPCRVSLGRVEVTSQVTSYLRRRARTGEVIDETPLDLPPRTLATTAVWWTVPDAVLAPMLASAALEVADLPGAAHAAEHCSIGLLPLFATCDRWDIGGVSTARHPDTGVLTVFVHDGHPGGAGFAERGYRTAAAWLRATRATIAACECASGCPSCIQSPKCGNGNDPLDKRGAVALLDALLAGAPVDPG; via the coding sequence GTGAGTGTCGAGTCCCGCCCCGCACCGTCGGCCGTGCCGTCGGCCGCCCGTGCGCGGCGCGACCCCGCGGCGGTCCTGGGCCGGCTCACCGCGCTGCCCGGCCGGGCCGACCGGCTGACCCACCTCGAGCAGCTGCCGGCCCGCCCCGCGGTCACCGCGGACTGGCCGGCCTGGACGGACCCGACCCTGCTGGCGTCGTACACGGGGAAGGGGGTGGTGCGCCCCTGGGCGCACCAGGTCGCGGTCGCCGAGGCGGCCCACCGTGGAGAGCACGTCGTCGTCTCCACCGGTACGGCGTCCGGCAAGTCGCTCGCCTACCTGCTGCCCACGCTGTCGGCGATCAGGGCGGCGCGCGGCCCGCGGGGACAGCGGGGCGCGTTGGTGCTCTACCTCGCGCCCACCAAGGCGCTGGCGCACGACCAGTGGGCGGCGATCCATGCGCTCGGGCTCGACGTGCGCACCTCCACCCACGACGGCGACAGCACGACCGAGGAGCGGGAGTGGACCCGCGACCACGCGGAGTACGTGCTCACCAACCCCGACATGCTGCACCGCTCGCTGCTGCCCGGCCACGAGCGGTGGACCCAGTTCTTCCGGTCGCTGCGGTTCGTGGTCGTCGACGAGTGCCACCACTACCGCGGGGTGTTCGGCGCCCACGTGGCCCAGGTGCTGCGACGGCTGCGCCGGATCTGCGCCGCATACGGCGCGTCCCCGACGTTCATCCTCGCGTCCGCGACGGTCGCCGACCCCGACGTCACCGCGCGCCGGATGACCGGGCTCGACGTGACCACGGTGACGGCCGACGGCTCGCCCCGCGGCGACGTCGCGGTCGCGATGTGGGAGCCGCCGCTGACGTCGTACACGGGGGAGAACGGGGCCCCGGTGCGCCGGCCCGCGACCGCGGAGACCGCCGACCTGCTGGCCGACCTCGTGGTCGAGGACGTGCGGACGCTCGCGTTCGTCCGCTCCCGCACCGGCGTCGAGACGGTCGCCCGGCGGGCGGGCGAGCTGGTGGCGGAGGTCGACCCGTCGCTGGCCGGGCGGATCGACTCCTACCGCGGCGGCTACCTGCCGGAGGAGCGGCGCGACCTCGAGGACGCGCTGCGCAGCGGCCGGCTGCTCGGCATGGCCGCCACCAACGCGCTCGAGCTCGGCATCGACGTGAGCGGCCTCGACGCCGTGCTGGTGACCGGCTACCCCGGCACCCGCGCCGCGTTCTGGCAGCAGGTCGGCCGGGCGGGGCGCGACGGCGGTGGCGCGCTGGGGATGTTCGTGGCGCGTGACGACCCGCTCGACACCTATCTCGTGCACCACCCGGACGCGCTGCTCGGCCGCCCGGTCGAGGGCACCGTCTTCGACACCGACAACCCCTACGTCCTCGGTCCGCACCTGTGCGCCGCCGCGCAGGAGCTGCCGATCACGGCCGCGGACTTCGCGATGTTCGGCCCGCGGACCCGCGAGGTGCTCGCCTCGCTCGTCGAGCGCGGGCTGCTGCGGCGACGGCCGGCCGGCTGGTTCTGGACCGACCGCTCCCGCGCGGCCGACCTCGCCGACATCCGCTCGACCGGTGACCGGCAGGTGGCCCTGGTCGAGGCCGGCACCGGCCGTGTCGTCGGCACCGTCGACGGCGGCCGCGCCCACGGCACGGCCCACACCGGCGCGATCTACCTGCACCGCGGGGAGACCTGGCTCGTCGAGGAGCTCGACCTCGACGAGCACGTCGCGACCCTGCGCCGGACCGAGGTCGACCACACGACGTCGGCCCGCGAGGTCACCGACATCACCATCGTCGCCGAGGAGGAGTACGCCGACTGGGGGCCCTGCCGGGTCTCGCTCGGCCGGGTCGAGGTGACCAGCCAGGTGACGTCGTACCTCCGGCGGCGGGCACGCACCGGCGAGGTCATCGACGAGACGCCGCTCGACCTGCCACCCCGGACCCTCGCCACCACCGCCGTCTGGTGGACGGTGCCGGACGCCGTGCTGGCCCCGATGCTCGCGTCCGCCGCGCTGGAGGTGGCGGACCTGCCGGGCGCGGCGCACGCCGCCGAGCACTGCTCGATCGGCCTGCTGCCGCTCTTCGCGACCTGCGACCGCTGGGACATCGGCGGCGTCTCCACCGCCCGCCACCCCGACACCGGCGTGCTCACCGTCTTCGTCCACGACGGCCACCCCGGCGGCGCCGGCTTCGCCGAGCGCGGCTACCGCACGGCTGCCGCCTGGCTGCGCGCCACCCGGGCGACGATCGCTGCCTGCGAGTGCGCGTCCGGGTGCCCGTCCTGCATCCAGTCCCCCAAGTGCGGCAACGGCAACGACCCGCTCGACAAGCGCGGGGCGGTCGCCCTGCTCGACGCGTTGCTCGCCGGGGCGCCCGTCGATCCGGGCTAA
- a CDS encoding STAS domain-containing protein, with protein MSSLNLTLSTREVGGRTVVAVGGEIDVYTAPKLRDTITELVAAGTYQLVIDMQGVEFLDSTGLGVLVGGLKKVRAHDGSLELVCNADRLLKIFKITGLAKVFVIHETPEAALA; from the coding sequence GTGAGTTCGTTGAATCTGACACTGTCGACGCGCGAGGTCGGTGGTCGCACCGTCGTTGCCGTGGGTGGCGAGATCGACGTCTACACCGCGCCCAAGCTGCGCGACACCATCACCGAGCTCGTCGCCGCCGGCACCTACCAGCTCGTCATCGACATGCAGGGCGTGGAGTTCCTCGACTCCACGGGCCTCGGTGTCCTCGTGGGCGGACTCAAGAAGGTCCGCGCCCACGACGGCTCCCTCGAGCTCGTCTGCAACGCCGACCGGCTGCTGAAGATCTTCAAGATCACCGGCCTCGCCAAGGTCTTCGTCATCCACGAGACCCCAGAAGCGGCGCTGGCCTGA